In Risungbinella massiliensis, the genomic stretch TGTAACACGAGCTTCTTTTTTGGATTTCCCTAGTTTTAGCTTTCCTCCACTATCTTGAGAGAACCATAAAAACAAACCAATTAAAACCAAAGCTCCCACAAAGGGCAGCACATCTACACCTAAAAAAAGGAGGAACAGGAGTAATCCCGTTCCAATCCCAATGGCAACATAATATTTTGTACTCATTCTTGTACGCCTTTCTCTGATTGGTCGAGCGGAAGGACACGATATAAGGTATGATCATGATCTTGCAAAGATATATAGAGATATTGATCATCGATCCGGACTTTTGATTGTGTCAGTTCGAAGGAACTTGCTTTCATAGCAATCTTTTCTTCTATTAACGTGTAACGTTTCAATGCCAAACCTTCCTGAATTGCCAGCTCCGACTCATTCCAAACTTGTTTTAATTTTGCGTTAGGTCGGTCTTGAATCTGTATATCAAGCTCTCGATTCCCAGCTTTTTGTTCCACTTCTTGAATAAAAATGGGGTATTTCTCTGCAAAATCAAATCCTTTGGCAAAGGTTACCGTCATCTCTACTTTATCTGGAGTTACTCGTTGGCTGATTACTTGAATGCCAGAAATGTTGGTTGCTTGTTCTTTTATAGGCTGTGCAACTGCGTACGTTTGATACAACATAAATCCGGAAAAAAGCAATGTAATCGTAAATATGAACGCATACACTCCAAAACGTAATGATTTCTTCATAAAACAACCTCCTCGATATACTGTCATGGCCATATATAGAGTATATCAACTTATGCAACAGGTTGCGAAAGGAACTTCTGGAAATAAAAAAGAGGACCTCCAAAAAAAGGTCCGTTGTGAAATGTTGTTAATCATATTGAAGGCACAAGAGGAGACAATAACTATATCACCAAGGGGGTGAACCGATGTCTTCCAATTGGATTCACCAATTGTTGCAGGCTCACCTTTCAGAAGAAGAATACCTGAAGTTAAAACCACAACTTGACGCTGAATCTTGGGCATCCCCCTCCGCCCAAAAACGCATGTGGTCTACTTCAGAAGAACTCCCTTTGCGCTTTCATCTAGAAATTGACATTCAGGTTTAAGTAATTATATTATACCTACTTTTTTCCTACCTATTCTTTCCGCCTATATCAGTTTTTGGTCTCGCCTGCTCTTTGCCCCAAGAGCAGGCACTTTTTTCCACATTGACAATCCAACTTACTTCTACCTCACATTATTTCGCTAGTTCTTTCCAAGCAAGCTGTGCTTCATAGATCACCTTTTCTTTATCGATCGTTAGCACTTCGCGATCACGCATAAGCTGTTTTCCTGCTACAAAAACATCGCGTATATCACTTTTACTTGCAGAATAGACGATATGGGAAACTTCATCATGGAGTGGTTGAAAATGCGTAACAGTCGAGTCAAACGTAATGAAATCTGCTTGTTTGCCAATTTCCAATGTCCCGATTTGCTCAGACCAAAATAGGGCCTCTGCTCCATATTTGGTACCCATAGCAAGTGCGGTTGCTGCAGGTACTGCTAGCGGATCTTGATTTGCTCCTTTATGAATCATCGCAGCAACATGCACTTCCTCTAACATATCTAGGTTATTATTACTTGCAGCACCATCTGTAGCAAGAGCTGGACGCATGCCTTTTTGGAGCATATCCGGAATTCGAGCAATGCCGCTTCCTAACTTTAAGTTACTCTCAGGGTTATGAGCAACTTTGACATCAAATTGAGCCAACATCTCAAGTTCTTCATCCGTCAAATGAACGGCATGAGCTACAAGCGATGGTAAGTTAAAAAAGCCTAATTTCCGCAAATGCTCTACTGGGCGAACGCCATAATCCCGTACATTCTGTTCTACTTCAGCCAATGTTTCAGACATATGTGTATGAACTGGAATATTCAACTCCACTGCCTTTTCGATAAATGCTGTGATATAAGCTGGATCACATGTATAGGGAGAGTGTGGTGACATCATGGTTCGGATTCGTCCTTCTCCTTCACCATTCCAATCTTTCGCAAATTGGTATGCTTCTTGGAGCTTTGCTGTACGTATCTCATCCGATCCAAATCCGATACACCCACGCATTAGCCGAGCCCGTAAACCAGACTGGAGTGTTACTTCTCCCACTGCATCCATGTTGTCATACATATCAAGGAAAGTAGTTGTTCCTGATTCAATCATTTCTAGTGCCGCCAAAGCAGACCCAGCACGAACCGATTCTCGTGTCATTTTAGCTTCTAGAGGCCACATCTCCTCTTCTAGCCAACGTTTCAATGGCAAATCATCAGCATATCCTCGTAAGAGAGTCATTGCAGTATGTCCATGTGCATTTACCAGTCCTGGCATAACAATCTTACCTTGGTAATCCATTACTTGATCATATGTATCGAGTTCCTCTTCTGTTGGCACTGAACCAATATAACAAATCTGATCCCGATCCCAACCGATGGCGCTATTGCGTATTGGATTGGCTCCATCTACGAGCGTTAAAATGGTAGTATTAATAGCGATCTTTCTCAATTTCGTTCCTCCTCCCAATCTAACCTAACATATCGCAAAAAAGCGTGGAAAACAATAGAACTGATACATGATTGCAGTACTCAAGAAGAGGAGTTCAAAACATCAAATATCGGATCTAATGAATAAGTATGATTCTGATAAAAAACTTGAAACAGATCTCCTTTTTGTTGTAAACGATCCGGCATGTTCAATAGTGTAAAATCCGTTGGATGAATTCCTTTTCCTAACTCTTCCCATGTAACAGGAGCAGAGACAGTTGCCATTGCAGTAGCTCTTGGTGAATATGGGGCAATCAGCGTTTTACTACGATAATGCTGTAGGTAGTC encodes the following:
- a CDS encoding amidohydrolase — encoded protein: MRKIAINTTILTLVDGANPIRNSAIGWDRDQICYIGSVPTEEELDTYDQVMDYQGKIVMPGLVNAHGHTAMTLLRGYADDLPLKRWLEEEMWPLEAKMTRESVRAGSALAALEMIESGTTTFLDMYDNMDAVGEVTLQSGLRARLMRGCIGFGSDEIRTAKLQEAYQFAKDWNGEGEGRIRTMMSPHSPYTCDPAYITAFIEKAVELNIPVHTHMSETLAEVEQNVRDYGVRPVEHLRKLGFFNLPSLVAHAVHLTDEELEMLAQFDVKVAHNPESNLKLGSGIARIPDMLQKGMRPALATDGAASNNNLDMLEEVHVAAMIHKGANQDPLAVPAATALAMGTKYGAEALFWSEQIGTLEIGKQADFITFDSTVTHFQPLHDEVSHIVYSASKSDIRDVFVAGKQLMRDREVLTIDKEKVIYEAQLAWKELAK